The segment AAAATGCTAAATGCAGGCTCGGCGACACAGACATCGTATCTTGGGCATCTTGGGCTAAACGTTGAGATGTGGAATCCATGGTGTCTTAATAATCCAATACGAAAGATTGGCAACCTGAAAAGAACGACACGAGCTCCGATTGCGCCGTCGTCTTGATTTGCCTTGACCAGTTAGCAGAAGAATTCTATGCTCGGGATGTTGTGATGACGAGCAGTTGCGAGAGCGAAGCCTCTTCAGGTGCAACTCTCGTTGCGTAAGCTACTTATTAATTGTGGTGAAGATGAGTACCAATGTAGATGTCATCCAGCACAACAGACCAGAAGCTTCGTAATCTTGAACCAGAATATGCGAAAATAAgaatatgtatgtgtggAGTGATGGGTAAATGTGTTGTGAAGAGAATAGCAACTTAAGTCTAGAACCATGGACTTGATAAATAATCCGATAAGACGGGTGGCGTCCCTGATAAGATAAATTTAGCTGCCGCCACTATTATCGATATCGGCGAGCCACtctcttccattccatccattttGGCAGTATCTAAGTCGTCGGCACCCAGTAGGAAGGCTACTCGATACATATGTCATGGGCCGGCGGACAGAGAGATGAGTACCCATTGCGCTTTGGACTTCCGCTCACCATGAGTACAGGCAATCCAACCTGTAGTTGCCAATGTTCTAGAGTTCCATGCAATATTTGTTTTGGGTGACTGTTGATTGGTGGTGGTTAAACCTCGGAGCTCTATTTCTCATAAGGCTGAAGAAGTTCACTCACTGTAGGTGGAATCCTCGATACCCAAGAAAGTTCAGTGAACAATTCATCACAACTTCACAAAAGATACCACAACAACAATGTCTACACAGCCACTATCACCAATTCGCAAAGCCTGGTATCAATGGAAAGCCCTGCGTCTTCCTTGGCGCAAACGTTTCTTCGTCGGTTTGTACTCCCCTACTCAACTCGCcactcctctccctccctcgaTGAAGCTCACCAACGCCCTGCAGGTCTCGATCTCCAAAATAATTCCTTCTGGGAATTCCGCGACGCTATAAATGCAGGTCGTATGCGCAGAATAGTCCAAACACCATCCTCGATCCAATATTCAGATGTAAGAATAAGTCCTCAATGGCATCAGTGGCTACGGCATACGCGGGAAGATGCACCTAGCATAGAAGAATTGGTGGGGGATATAGCGAGACAGGAAAGATTAAAGATACTAGCTAGAAAGGCTGACGAGAGGTGGAATGCGAAAGCGAGTTTTCTGGATCAGCCAGCGGCGAGGCAGCAGGCGTTGCCGGCCACGCAGGTGAGAGATGGAGGGGCGTATACGGGAACGGATCCGAGGGGAGATGGGAAGGGTGTGGCGAATGCTATTGCGAGTGAGGCGCAGGaggtggagaaggagaaagtgGTTGCTACGGGAAATTCGGCGAGTGGTGAAATACAGTATGATGCGGCGATACAGccgagagaggagaagacaTATAAGGATGATCCATGGAAGAAGGCAAGAGGAGGACCAAGTGAAGAATGGCAACCCCAAGCTTGGGATCCGAATGAAATGCCAGCAGCTCGAAGATaatgtattaatattattatagtaaTTACGAATCCAAATGCATGGATTAGAAGGCAATTTCGCCCACTTCGCATCTTCCTGTTGCTTCATGAGTATCTATTAAGATATACTGTTGCTCGAAATGCCATGTTCTTGCTACGATTTCCACGAGCCACCGTGTCTATGTAAAACTTCAAATTGACATACGCTTTTCCTCCGTAACCTGACAGTAAATGGTATCGTTGAAAACCCCAATGACCAGTAAACTCCTTGCTGATGTGAACTCGTTCAGTCCAAATGTGATTAACTCCAACGCGATGTTAACAATCCAACTAAGAACTGGTCTGTTCTACCCAATCCACTAAACTTCTTAGTCTTCTTGAGCTTGCATCTAGAAAGACCTTCGCAatttcctcctccttcttcacTGCATCTGCTTTCCGTCTACCATCCACCTTGGCCTTCTTCTCCCTTGCATTAATTCCCCTTTCAATCGCATCATCCAAATCAGGTGTATGCAGACCTTCACAATCTGTCAAGAATAGGCGAAATAGATTTTCTACcagtattgaatattttgcATTGTCCTCTATGGATGAAGTCATAGGACAATGCGGAAGATAGCAGATTTCAAGGATTCGTTGCGTAAGTGTGTcgttattgaaattttcgaCATCTTGAGGACGGATTGCagattttggaagatatCGCGAGCATAATAGTTGTATAAGCGAGACAAGAACCACTGAAGGGAAAGGTGATGTATGTGAAATATTAAGAAGAAGTGAGAATGATGCGATAGGAAGTCCCACGGTGAACTCTGCGAGGAGATCGTAAACATCGCGTAGTGGCATGGATTTTTCCGGGAGGGTCGCGGATACGCGTGACAGCTGCGAAGTTTAGTATGCGATTAGAAAACAGGAGGAAGTCTCTTACCAGAGTTATAACCCGTTGACGCAAGCGAATAGAGTCCGGGTCTCCAATATTAGAAGAGTATGTCGGACTGCCTGTCTTATTCTGCTTTGGGGCTACTTCCTCTTGTCCCTCTGATGTATCTGATGCTaaatctccctcttcctcttcatcgaAATCACCAAAGCCCATTTCCTTAGTACTTTTGCTGTCctcccattttcttttttgtgaTTCGTCTTTCTTGATGTCTTTGGTTTcgttttcaaaaatttctGGATATGCGTTCATAGATTGCGTGGATCCGTCCGCAAAGGCTGCCTTTACAATCCGCCTAACAGCAGTTCCATTGCGATTTTGACCGGAGACGCCCAGATATTGTACTAATAACGAGTCTTGAAGCATCTCATGGCCGGGAGAAATTTCCTCATTCCCTTGGTTCTGATTTATTTGAGCGTTGAATGTCGTTTCATCCATAGTCTCTCGTTCGTGCCAGTCCGCATCCAGCACATCTAATAGATACTCCAGAAGAACCTTCCAATACCTCCACCTCTTGGGATACCTAACACTGCAGTTAAACGACCAGCCCACTATCTGCCAAAAGTCCTTGGCGCATCTCCACAGCCCATTTTGAGACATGACCCCTTTGatatcatcgtcgtcatcacTGTTAGAATCAGTCTCTCCGTCGCCATAGACTCGACGGGTGTGTCTGCCAGATTCAAAGGAAAATGCTTTTTGGAGATTGGCGCTCTTAGGACCAATTTCGGTAAGGGTATTTCGTAGAAGGGTAATGGATCTAGAGGCTACTTCAACATGATCATGCTGGGCTCGAGTTGTAGTAATAGGATGTACTAGTAATGTGCTGGCTATTTGTAGAAACTTGGGGTTCGGTATACAGGGAGCTTTTGAGGCTGCAGTCGAATGCGAAATGCCAGAGGCAAGGACATCGGAAAGTAGAATGAGTGCGTGGTTATCTATTTAACATGTAAGTAGTCGCTCAACAACCAATGTAGTCGAAATATGAATCCATACACATCCGCTCATCAAAGTATATTTTGACATGGTCCTCAATTTCTCTAGAGATTTTGCTTGCTTGGCAATATTGTGGATTCTCTAAAGAATTTCCACGTTCATCTGTGCTATCTGCCATGGAGGATGGAGACGGCGACGATGGGGAATCCAAAGCCGTGTAAAATGAGGATGGGGAGCTCAGCATCCTGGCGTTGTGGGTATGAATGTGAGGGTGGGTAGGGGTGTCGCGGTGCTATAATTTCGACGCGGATTTCGCGTTTGTGGCCTGTACAACCCCGCTTCTTGAGTGGTTTTTACCGATTTTTGGCGGGTTCGCTCCCTATGAACTGAAGGCTGACAAtctaaaatatcaatacattgAATGAGTCCAGATGTTatacatttttctttcacaAAAAGGGTGTATCTATCTTTATGACGCTGGATTTGAAACCTCTGAAACCCGAGGAAAGAATTATCAACAACGTAGGTCAGAAAACTTCTATCGTTCCAAGTGGAACATTCTGTGACCGTCTTGCATTTGCTGCTGGATGGGAGGATATTTACATTCGGTATTATGGGCGAAAATCTGCGGAGTCACAGATTTCTGAAGTTCAAAAGAAGCATGCATATTTGAGTGGACCATATAACCTGGTGTAGATTCATTCATATGCGTATGATGAAGTCATCGTTGTTATAGGCTGAGTGAATTGGAGGCAGGCACAGCTGTCGTCTTACATTCTCTATGTGTTTGGATTACAAGCATTATCGATATTTGAAACCACCGACTCTGCTTTTTGTATATCTACTTCATGACATGCATATGTCTTTGGCGCAGGCCGTACTTGACTCCAAGGgctcatctccttctccataCAAAACGTCCAGTGATACGAATTCCTTCTCAATTGGCGTCGACGTCTACCAACTTACGCTGCAAACCTCGATCTGTTTGCAGTAATACCAACCAAGAGAAACTTGTCACGATCATCGGGACAACAATAGTACATGAATCTTACCGTGGTACAATCCACGAGTAATGCTAGTCAGAAACCTACTCGGATGAAAGTCATTGATCGGATCGAATTCGAGCTATCGGAGATTGATAGTATTTCTGAAGCTAGCTTGTATCACCTCAGAAATAATATAGCGGCTGTCGCTGAGAATAGCACTGATCTTCTAGTTGAATGAAACTCTTTTCATGAGcctaaaatcaaatattcgCAGTATTCTTTGTCCAGGACTTGAGGCAGACACGACGACGGCCAGCTCCCATACAGACTTCTTCCCTTCACAAGAGAAATCATGTGTCATTTGGGTATATATGCAACGAGGTTGCGCTTGCATCATATCTCTAACCACTATCTTCATAGCCTTGAATATCTTCTTACGTATATACTTCATTTTTAGCAAAGATCCGATTAGAATACAAGTGATGCTTTCCCTCTAGCTAGCCATGTCACTGGCCTTGGAATTTTGATCCGTGGAGCGCTTACTGGGCATCATTACCCGCATTATAACTACTTTCACAAAGAGTTGCCACGATCacatcaattttgaaatacCCGCCAGAGTAAACCATCTTCAATGAAAACACTAGAAACTTTGAAACGACATAGGGGATTGGCATAATGATGGATGGTAAGATTTCTCTGATTCTGGACATGAGAACAGTATGATGTCAGTGCTATCTTCCGGTGCTAAATATCTCGGAGATGAGAGCTTCGTTCAAGAGTGTTAAAATCCTACTTTTTGACCGCAGAGGCATCCATAAATCGACAGAAGGCTACAGTGAAGCGAATGCATGAACTTTTCTTACGAGAATCCAATTACTCTCACTCTTCATATTTAAATCAACAAGGTGCAGAGTTCCTTGCGCTTGAGCATAGCCTGTGTACAATGAGTACTTAATGGTAGgcatttattttttaaactTTAGTTCTAACAACTAAACTTAAAGATTGGCAGtgaaatattttcaatgGATAACCGTGTTTTGCGGTTATTTCTCCTATCCTAGGATACCTCCAATGATATCCAGGCTTGCAAACTTCTCAATGTCAAAAGGCGTGTCTGAATTGAAGTCAGTTTGATATGTATGCGCCATTGAAATGGCTGATGTCTTTCAAATGCGAGACAAATGAGATTTGGGTTTAATCCACACCAgactcctcttcttccccttcatcgtcatcgtcatcgtcatcatcctcatcgtcgGAGACGTTCTCGCCAAGGGCCTTCAAGCGTTCCTTGTACTTTGTTACCTTCTCCTCCATATCACCGAAAACCATCAGCAGATCATCAAGTTCACTTTGAGCGGTCTGTCTCGCGGTCTCTTTGTCCTGCAGATCCGCTTCCGCTCTGGCAGCCTTGGTTTGAGCGGTATTGGCTTgtttctccatttccttgATTTTCTCTTCCGCTTTGGCAACCTTGGTTTGAGCGGTATTGGCTTgtttctccatttccttgATTTTCTCTTCCGCTTTGGCAACCTTGGTTTGAGCGGTAATGGCTTgtttctccatttccttgATTTTCTCTTCCGCTTTGGCAACCTTGGTTTGAGCGGTAATGGCTTgttcttccatttccttaattttctcttttgcttttgcgaCCTCTTCTTGAGCGGTGCTGGCTTGTTCCTCCATTTCCTTAATTTTGTCCTCTGCACGCTGCAGGCTTGCATCTTGTTGAGCCTTATTCGCTGCGTGTTCATCACGTGCAATTTGCAGATCTTGAACGTGATTCTCGTTTGCCTGTACCATATTAGTGAACCATTATCCATCGGCATGGATGAAAACATACTTTTGAAAGATCGGATTCTAATCGCTCAATCTTACTTTGAAGATCTGCTATTTCCGCATCTGCCCGTCGCCGCACACGTTCAGAATTAGCCTCGGCTGTCTTTTGAACATGTTCCAGCTGTCTCTGATAATCTTGTACTACCCGCTCATGCTCAGCCCGTACACTCTCAGCATTAGCTTCCGAGCCCTTTTGAGCTTGTTCTAGTTGCTTCTGATGATCTTGTTTTATCCGATCACTTTCTGCTCGAATACGCGCAATATCAGCTTCCGCTGCCTTTTTGACCTCGTTTAACTGTCGTTGATAATCTTGATTCGTTCGGTCATGCTCTACACGCAGTTTTCTTCTGCTCGTTAGCCTTTGAAGTTTTCCTGATTCGAACTATACATACCtcatatcttcttcatgGTGTCGCTGGAGAGCCTCATTGACATTTTTAATCCTCGAATGTTCCACTAATGCGGTCTCCTTGGTTCTTCGATGATCAGCTTGCTCCTGCCCTAACTGTCCTCCCAGAACCACCAACTCTTCTTCAGCATCTAGCAAAGCCTTGGTCTTTTCGTCTAGTTCAGACCTTAAAGTGTCTACCATCTCTCGAGAAATTCCTTTCTGAACACCATTTGCGACGACTGCAATTTCAAACCCAGGATCTCGGTCGATCGCACGTAGTAAACGACTAAAATTGTCCTTCATGAAATCCACGAATGATTTGTCAAAAAATACATCAGGTAAACTACCAGGAGCTGCAGAGCTGAGCTTTTGGGGAAGAACTTCAAAGTCTCGCAGTAATGGGTGAGCTCTGAGTTTTGTAAGCCGATCTATGTATTGGTCTCTTCCTAATTTTGAACCAAGAATCGGATGGATGGTTGCTCGGGGTACTGGGGAATCTTTGGTTGAGAACTCATAGACAATTCCAAGCAGAACAGCGCAGAGTCCTTGAACCATTACGCCATCACCGCCTGTATGTAGAGCAGCTTGAATCAGACTTTGTATGTTGCTACCTTCGCCCAGGAAGTCATTCACAGCATCCGGATCTTCGAATAGCCACCCACAAAGAAGCATGAGATACGCAACCAAAACGCGCTCATCCACAGCTTTGTGGACCCCAAGAGTTAGATTGGCAGTGATAGATTGAATACAAGTTATTACTTCCTCTCCGTTCTCAGCATCGCCCTCTGCAACGCCCATCGCCATACTCTTCGCCTCAGCGTCTTCGAATATCAGGTGGAATAGAAGAACCGACGCAAACCAATAACGGTATGGATCGCTCGATATATGACTATCCAGAGGCTGAAGAAGTGTCGTCAATACGTTTGCTGTCTCGTCGGCCCCAGAAACATGACCATCTATTGCTCGACGGAGGAAATGTTTGCGGATGGCTGGGTGATTGTGAAAATAGGCTTTAATACATTCACAAGCAGCAGCACGCGAATCGAATGCCGACAACGTAGGTACGCTTAATGTTAAATCAAGTAAGCCATCAATGACATAAACCTTTGGAATGGCATTGTGTTGTGCTTGGCCGTTCCTACCAGCTAGGGGCTCGTCAAGCACAGAGGTGACTTGTTGTTGAGCAAAGTTCTCTTGGAGAGTTGCATTGCCTCGAATCATGTCCGCACAAGTTGAAAGAGCCTATacctttcaatcaatatacaaGCAGTTTTTTGTGGACAGAGATTGCATACCTCAGCTTTTATTTGGACCTCTGTGGATCGATTGAATGCTAACTGCAATACTTGATTGAGAATACCGTGCTGCGCAAAAGACGCTTGGTTTGCTTGAGTTCCCACCCCCCCAGCAATCAAAAACAATCGTAGCACTGCAAGTAGAGCATATATGTTTCTGTTCCGTTGAACTTTAGCCCATTCAGCCACCTCCTCAGCTTCGTCTTCGGCACCCAATGcatcattcaataattttgataatttagTAACGCAACCTGTCTCTCGGAAGAAGGACTGGTTAGAAACGTTAAGCCTTAAAAGATTCGCAAGAAGGATCAGGCAGTCTTCTACTATTCTATCACCATCCTGAAGGGAGCCCTCGAGCTTGATTATGTTGAATATGCGATCGAAAGCATTTTCAAAAGCGACCAATTTTTGCAATTCCGAAGAACTTGGCGTCAAATAGGTCAACAACGAGAGTCCTTCATTTCTTATTGCCTCCCTCCGATCATCTAATACCGCCACTAATCTTGATATACCCAGAGGAGCCGTAAATATACATTCTTCAGTTCTCTCGGCGCGGGATGATAAAATTAACGACAGGAGTTGTAATGAATATAGACGCGAATAGAAATCATTGGTATCCAGAAAATCCAACAGTAATGTTATATTATCTTGCCGCGTGGTAAATTCATCAGCTATGAAATATGCAAGCTCCTCCGATGCTTCAGCGCTGTTTTGGTTCGGGTTGAAGAGGAATAGAAGAGTCTCGAGGAC is part of the Botrytis cinerea B05.10 chromosome 13, complete sequence genome and harbors:
- the Bcuso1 gene encoding Bcuso1, giving the protein MSKVGETISVYASRLTSSTLLEDRRAACLGLRSFAKDYPASVASEALRGLITSLRKDGEDVDSIKVVLETLLFLFNPNQNSAEASEELAYFIADEFTTRQDNITLLLDFLDTNDFYSRLYSLQLLSLILSSRAERTEECIFTAPLGISRLVAVLDDRREAIRNEGLSLLTYLTPSSSELQKLVAFENAFDRIFNIIKLEGSLQDGDRIVEDCLILLANLLRLNVSNQSFFRETGCVTKLSKLLNDALGAEDEAEEVAEWAKVQRNRNIYALLAVLRLFLIAGGVGTQANQASFAQHGILNQVLQLAFNRSTEVQIKAEALSTCADMIRGNATLQENFAQQQVTSVLDEPLAGRNGQAQHNAIPKVYVIDGLLDLTLSVPTLSAFDSRAAACECIKAYFHNHPAIRKHFLRRAIDGHVSGADETANVLTTLLQPLDSHISSDPYRYWFASVLLFHLIFEDAEAKSMAMGVAEGDAENGEEVITCIQSITANLTLGVHKAVDERVLVAYLMLLCGWLFEDPDAVNDFLGEGSNIQSLIQAALHTGGDGVMVQGLCAVLLGIVYEFSTKDSPVPRATIHPILGSKLGRDQYIDRLTKLRAHPLLRDFEVLPQKLSSAAPGSLPDVFFDKSFVDFMKDNFSRLLRAIDRDPGFEIAVVANGVQKGISREMVDTLRSELDEKTKALLDAEEELVVLGGQLGQEQADHRRTKETALVEHSRIKNVNEALQRHHEEDMRKLRVEHDRTNQDYQRQLNEVKKAAEADIARIRAESDRIKQDHQKQLEQAQKGSEANAESVRAEHERVVQDYQRQLEHVQKTAEANSERVRRRADAEIADLQSKIERLESDLSKANENHVQDLQIARDEHAANKAQQDASLQRAEDKIKEMEEQASTAQEEVAKAKEKIKEMEEQAITAQTKVAKAEEKIKEMEKQAITAQTKVAKAEEKIKEMEKQANTAQTKVAKAEEKIKEMEKQANTAQTKAARAEADLQDKETARQTAQSELDDLLMVFGDMEEKVTKYKERLKALGENVSDDEDDDDDDDDEGEEEESGVD